A segment of the Butyrivibrio fibrisolvens genome:
TCTGCATGATCCTCTTTGGTAGCTTCATAGTGCATCATTGCTGCGTTAGGACCATAAGCACTGATAGTCGGGAAAGAAAGTTCAATGAATCCCGGAAGCTCAGCACGCATGGAATCAAGCTTCATAGCTGCGCTGTACTCATCCATAGGGATCTTGCCAACGTTAGTCTTTACCCAGTACATGAACTCACAAAGCTTAGCACTGTCGCGAATGTATACTTCTCGTATATTTTTCATCTCAGTGTCATTCTTGATAGCCTTCATAAGCTCTGTAGGATTGTCGTTATACACGAGCTTGTCCTTGCCTGCCGCATCAAGAAGTGTTCTGTAAGTTGAATAGTTGATATTGTTCTTATCAACAAGTATATTACCTGTATATTTTCTATTCTTAAGGAATTCCATTACTTCATGGTAGTCATGAACTGTAATGTCATTGTCCTTGCAATATGCCTTGATCTCATCTGTGAGCTCAGCTTCCTGAACGAAGAAGTGGAACTCATCAAGTGTGATGAATGCATATGAAAGAGCTACAGGGTTACACTCAACGTCGTTGCCACGAAGGTTTGTAAGCCATGTGATGTCATCAAGCTTACTAAGAAGGTGGCTGTCGCATTTATACTCTTCCATCTTCTTACGAACATCTGCAAGCTTTTCTTTGAAGCTCTTGCCAAAAAGCTCTTCCTTAAGCTTGTAGATCTCATGGCAGGGAAGTGCAGGACGGTCTGTCCATACTTCATCAGCCAGATCTCTTTCATAGGAAAAAGATACTTTTTTGTCCTTAAGAGCCTTTTCAATTCCAAGGCCTATTGCTGTTGCGATTACTCTTCCGTCAAATCCAAGAACCTGTCCGTCTTTCATGTTGTCCTTGAGATACTCGTTAAGAGTAGGAACGCCTTCATTACCCATGCGGTAAAGAGTTACGCCTGTTCCTTCAATTTCTTTTTCTGCCTGTATAAAATAACGGCCGTCAGTCCAAAGACCTGCCCAGTCCTTGCTTATAACTACTGTTCCGTTAGATCCTGTAAAGCCTGTAAAATACTCTCTTGCCTTAAAAAAGTCTGCTGCATATTCGGAGTTATGAAAATCCGAAGTCGGCATCATGTAGTAGTCTATTCCGTACTCCGCCATCTTGGCACGAAGAAGGGACAGACGATTCTTGACTGCCACGTTTTCCATTTTGGGTCCTTCTTTCAATGTATAAATTTCAAGTGCCATAAACACCAGCTCTGCTGTCACCAAATATTTAATTTGTTGATAGTATCACTAAAGTGCTTATGGCACTTATTTTTAAATATTACAAACCATATTTAGCGCCGATAAGTGGTGCTACTGCGGATGATCCAAGTCTTGAAGCGCCTGCTTCGATCATAGCGTGAGCATCCTCGATAGTTCTGATTCCGCCTGCTGCCTTGATCTTAACATCAGGTCCGATGTTCTGAGCGAAGAGCTTAACGTCTTCAACTGTTGCGCCAGCTGTACCAAAACCTGTTGAAGTCTTGATGAAATCAGCCTTAACCTCTGTTACGATCTCGCAGAGCTTCTTCTTCTCTTCATCTGTGAGGTAGCATGTCTCGATGATGACCTTAAGGCAGTGACCTTCTGTAGCCTTACGGATCTCCATGAGTTCCTTCTTAACTTCATCAAAGCGGCCATCCTTAACATCGCCGATATTAACAACTGTATCGATCTCTGTAGCGCCTGCCTCGATAGAATCAAGAGCTTCAACAACCTTTGAGTGTGTTGTGTTGTAGCCAAGAGGGAAGCCGATTACTGTACAAACTGTAAGCTTGTCGCCGTACTTCTCATGTACTCTCTTGATAAAAGACTGTGGGATACATACAGATGCTGTGCCGTAGCGAACTGCTTCGTCGCAAAGAGCTACGATTTCATCCCATGTTGCAAATGCTTTAAGAAGTGTGTGATCAATATATCCAAGTATTTCCTTATCTTCCATTATTTTCACCTCCAAGGATACTAAAATATGTTTCAGGACCTTATCATAAACCGCACAGATTGCGGTCATACGAAGATATGATCCAAAAAACTCCATTAACTATAAGATTATAACACATGGGAAAATTAATAACATCACTTTACATTTT
Coding sequences within it:
- the deoC gene encoding deoxyribose-phosphate aldolase; amino-acid sequence: MEDKEILGYIDHTLLKAFATWDEIVALCDEAVRYGTASVCIPQSFIKRVHEKYGDKLTVCTVIGFPLGYNTTHSKVVEALDSIEAGATEIDTVVNIGDVKDGRFDEVKKELMEIRKATEGHCLKVIIETCYLTDEEKKKLCEIVTEVKADFIKTSTGFGTAGATVEDVKLFAQNIGPDVKIKAAGGIRTIEDAHAMIEAGASRLGSSAVAPLIGAKYGL
- a CDS encoding aminopeptidase P family protein, whose product is MALEIYTLKEGPKMENVAVKNRLSLLRAKMAEYGIDYYMMPTSDFHNSEYAADFFKAREYFTGFTGSNGTVVISKDWAGLWTDGRYFIQAEKEIEGTGVTLYRMGNEGVPTLNEYLKDNMKDGQVLGFDGRVIATAIGLGIEKALKDKKVSFSYERDLADEVWTDRPALPCHEIYKLKEELFGKSFKEKLADVRKKMEEYKCDSHLLSKLDDITWLTNLRGNDVECNPVALSYAFITLDEFHFFVQEAELTDEIKAYCKDNDITVHDYHEVMEFLKNRKYTGNILVDKNNINYSTYRTLLDAAGKDKLVYNDNPTELMKAIKNDTEMKNIREVYIRDSAKLCEFMYWVKTNVGKIPMDEYSAAMKLDSMRAELPGFIELSFPTISAYGPNAAMMHYEATKEDHAEVKPEGMLLVDSGGTYEGGTTDVTRTIVVGPISDEVKKHYTGTCLGMLHLANAKFLKGCTGRNLDILARQPLWAMDIDYKCGTGHGIGYMLNVHEGPHNIRWQYREGLKEYELVPGMIVSDEPGVYKEGSHGIRIENIIEVVEGNKNDDGQFLGFEHLTYAPIDLEAIDTQYMQQGDIDLLNEYHKAVFEKVSPLIKDQAIVDWLKEQTRPISK